The Spodoptera frugiperda isolate SF20-4 chromosome 25, AGI-APGP_CSIRO_Sfru_2.0, whole genome shotgun sequence genome includes the window taagacattgactttgacttcaatattttcaatatctggaagacgtccactgctgaacaataTCTTAATCCCCTTAGACCACTACAAACAGACCACAGACAAAACATAATGCATATTAGTTCATTAATTGCAAACTAATTAGATGCGGCCTTTGGACACGGTATGTTGCGGCTAAATACCGGCTGTGCGGTTTTATATTACGCtgattagtattagtattatgGAATTAGGAGCTTacactaatacatattattagaaTATAGTATACGACTATTTTAAATATCCGACttgtacattatattaaaaataaacacgtttttttttcttacagaaacaaattctTAGGAAGATATTATATTGGTTTGAATAATATCGTGTGAGTcactttttacatttttcgaagaaatgacgtattgctcccactcctaaattttgattcgttatatttaagtattgttttatcttatagacaaaataaaaaaatacgtgtccaataataatatgtattcatTACTTACCttacaatttaaattttcatactttCTAACATCGCTTTACGTTTCTACTGGTTGTAGAAAATCATCGTCATCTGCTAGGTTGAGAACTGTTTTAATAAAGTTCTGaattttcaagtgtgggagagccatgctttggcacgaatgggccggctcgaccggagtgataccacggccagacagaaaactgacgtgaaacaacaattgcgacatgtttcgttgtgagtaaggttaccgtagtcccaattaccccttcccaattttcccaatccccaacataaattcctaatccccaaaaggccggcaacgcatcttgtcacgcctctggtgttgccgcccatggacacccctaagggcggcgacgattgattaccatcaagTGAACCGTGGGTctgttataccataaaataacacGTGACATATGTGTAACACGTAAGTATCAGCTCTTCCTGAACCACTCTGCTGTAGAAGTAAATTTAAATCCTAAAGTAATGTACTATGCAAAGAAAACTATATGAAAAAGCCCAATAACTCTTTGTCTTGCAATCATTAGACAAGTAAACACAGCCAGTGATACGTCATCGTTTTAATTAAACGTGATacaatcaaaaatataatttagtgaGATAAGACAGGGTCGAGTTTCGATCGCATGCCCGCTACATCGCGTAGTGACATCGGTATCGTTTCGGCGGACACACCATTGTGTGTCACTTCCCCATACCGCACGCCTGTCGCTAAAATATAAGTGCCACTATGGACGAGCCTCCTGTTCGCAATGGGGCCAAGGAGACCAATAAGgtacaacattttattatcttttataagGAATAAGTAAAGGCTTAAAAGaactgattatttttttacatttacgaCTTTCACAAATGGCTTTTTTACTGAAATTTTACTGCTTAGCTTTTTACCTTTACCAAACTAACGAATACCGAACAGTTTgtcgtttatttattaatcggTTTCATGTTTCTGTAAAACTATGgaataaattgattttatagTGAGAGCTTATTTCGTAAATTTGGTTTAGGAGAAGTGATTGATGTGTTAAACATTACTGAATATTATTACGAGGTAGGTAAGCTTTCATGGTCTGAACAACTTACCTTTTCAGATATtaggttttctttttgttacttatttataaaatacttttcgaATAAATGTGTCTATTAAGTGAACCTAACAGAGCTTAGGAACCTAAAATTTGTCCATATACTATGAAGAGTAAAATTAACTTTagcatttttattcttaaaacaatattttttattagaattaagacgggatattaacctacgatgtttatttatgtctatgagtttccgatatttcggtactgttgcaagcgccataatCATAGatgaacttaaaaaatattttttattctgtagTAATTAAGCTTGTTTACATAAAGTTACACTCTTTTAGGATTTGTACTGGTTTACTTATgtgcataattatgtaattgtatgtgtaaatgtatgtgtgtgtgacacAATAACACGCGAGTGCAATCTGTCTCCTTGCTGCCGTTACCTCGGAAGATGAAACCTACTCTACCGGACCACTGAAATTATCCTTAGGGATGAACTCTTAGGAATATTGGTCCAGTCTGTTGTTTGAAATTTTAGTATCGTAGTAAATTAGTTATTCTAGTTCATAACTAGGATGTGTTGTAGGTTCtgggtttataataaaattatatttaagcacaacaacaacaatttcttaataataataatctttatattttaaattggaacacatacacacataacgtataaaaagaaaataaatataataattcttattaccTAATAAGAGTTTGctcttttaattttcattagatGACCAGAAATAAGCTatgtagttaattaattaatcaatacaATCAGCATTTGCGACCGATTTACATTATTTTCGTGTACTTATTGCTGTGCTATTCTCGTACTGCTAGTAACCtagattaagtgtgggagagccatgcttcggcacgaatgggccggtttgatcggagtgataccacggcctcacagaaagccgacgtgaaacaacgtttgcgttgtgtttcgttgtgtgagtaaggttaccggaggcccaattaccctaccaattttcccaatccctgattacccaacaacccataaaaccctaacccccaaaaagccggcaacgcatttgtaacgcctctggtgattcaagtgttcatgggcggcggcgattgcttaacatcaggtgatatgtacgctcgtttttcataaaaaaaaggttttagtcctcttttgtatttgttttagcCTTCCTTGGTTGGCAGTTTATAGACCGTCATTTAAATTATAGAAACAGGTTTATCAAAAAAAGGCTTCTGTCTGATAAATTGTAGGCCCTTAGTTCATTctaatcctagtgtggggcatcgttcattaaaaaagaaattgacatcatttcaatacattttatttaaatttaatttttattcctaCAACTAAACGCtaataacaacaatttgtatagTCTAGTTTAAATTAAGAGCTCAAAGTATAATAAATCTTAGGTGCACGTGAACTTAAATCGAAGGGGAATCAACGCACTTCCCATGATAACCAATTACGCTCGCACTGCACGTACATAAGGCCCAAATTCGTATGCACCGTAATTAGTTTCTACCCAGAAAGGTACTGTGACCTTGGGCTATTTAAAATGCTACCTGGCTTAACGATGATGAGTTTTTTGGCAGAGTGATGGCCGAAATTGGGTACAAGTAttgttatatataattattttttgatctGGTGAGGGCGATGTAACCTGCGATCTAGGCTTAGTTAATGAttcgttttcatttaaatagGTCACTAGCAAAtcccgcgaactccgtttcaccaccaatgattttccctgttttcctacttttcttctatttttttttgctgtaaATCTCACGGATCTCTAGACCTTTccatcaaatgcaaaaccatggaacttatttttatattatagaagattatttatgtatttggtGTATAGTGTTGTGTGTAGTGATTAGTTTATAAGGTACGTTGGTGTTAAAGTATCCTAAAGGACAGACAGGACTCcttacaaattataaatagaaaaaaatattttagggtAAAGCATAGATTTGTGACATAAATTTAGGATAACTATGATCTGAATCGATCTCTATTCCCAATACGAAGATGACTAAATCTctaaaggacatggctaaaccaaagtatggacgtcatAACccgcacaaaaaaatattgaataaatatggtacctagcaataaataaagccgcataattaaaaattaatattttgtaattaagaaagtCCAGAAACTTGGGATATCTGcacaatcctgaaaataaagtagcgtaactcctacgtcaaacaacgttacaaaaacttcaaacataACATTGCtatgaacttttaccaaggcgttttgatgtacctgatccgaaagttattaatatatgaggtagataggtaaacaattatgcttatactagataatgaacacaaagtaaccaaggacataaaagatcattcattcatttcatttcgcAAGGATACTGCGAGCATAGCACCCCTTCCGTAGCCCTTTGGGTGACTTTAAGCCTTCTGATGAGGTATATTGTGACTGACTACATTTCGGAGTCATAatgtcatcactggcaacaaaCATCTGTCTTTCAAGACTTTCGCCTTGAGAAAATGTGGTATGTTGGACGAGAAGACACAGTGGACCTCTTTCTCGAAATTAGATCTACCCAACTGGACTGTCAGTCTGAGGTAAAAGTAATCTCACAATTTCACATGGTTGTTTATCATGACTAGttttgtccatgttcatttgaGGACCCATCCTTTTGAAAGTTCTACCGAGGAACATAAAggtactgaaataaaacaacaaaaatgcGATTTCTCaacatagtatttatttattcgtaagCTGTAAGTGTGATAAGCACATTATCTAAAAATGTAGCTGGAGATGATAATGTGTTCTGATGTCTGGCCCATCCGAGATACCAGATCACTGTCATGACATGACAACAACAGCCCAAAGTTCTGTTACCCACTATACAGCTGCAGTAATATGAGAGTATGTCATCTAAATGATTGATTGTAGGCTcggtttcatataaaatataaacatagtatattttttgGCCGATATGTCTTGACTTTATTCGGCCTCTTAAAAGTTGAGGTCTTGATCCGCCTAAATGACTGACTCGTTCGAGATCTGGGCACACTTCAATATTGTACATACCATTTGCTCTAATATGCTCTCCATAATATGACCGAGCTTGTTTTACTTGATATGGTCCTAATGCCATCAATATTAATTGCCTATAGTCCAATATTGGAAAATGCTCCAATTGGGGCAGGTTGCCATCCACTCTTAAGAACATTGATCGTTGcctattcaaattattttcccTTACAAAGATTCCCAAACTGTTAGGCTGATCCATAAAACGTACTACTCTTTGTATTATTTCATCTGAGTTTGGACTATCCTCGATTAGtacatgatatttattaattaaggcTGCAGCTATTTTGAAATCTTCCATCAGGTGGGGTGTAGCTAAATTAAAAAATCGTtgtcgaaataatttaaaatcgcgtttAAAGCGCCCGTTGACCACTTCTACAACCCACCTGCATAGTGTTACTTTTCTGCTTTTGTTTGCTTGTTCAGTACTTAATTGTGTTTGACCATGATCCAGTGACTCAGGTTTATGGATTTGATAGCCTAACCTTTGTAGTAGTGGTATAGCATCTCTGAACCCcctatctaaaataaatatatcattagGCTGAAAGAGCTGTCGATACAGACTGTCTTCGGCTTCAAACAAATGATTCATAATCTCGGCATCAGTTTGAGTAGCAGCATATGGTCCAACAACATCAATAATATGCCCATCACACGAAACAATCATAAAGGGTTTAACTAAATTGTCATATTTGTGCAGGCTGTATGTTTTTTTCTGGAACAGATAATTTGAACTTTTTTGTAAGTATATATAAGTGCCATCAAATATGGCAATAGCAGGTCTATTCTGCTCATTACCAAAGACAGCATTTGGTATGCTCAAATTCCTGTTTACAATGTCCGTATGATTTATATGGCTCGGGCctatataattaggtactaaataatGCATTAAATATTCTCTAATTTTTTTTAGCATTGCTGTTAGTGTGGGACGTGACACATCAAAAAGTGTTGCAAGTCGTCGGTCAGATTCCCCTGTTCTTAATTTAGCTAAATAAAGAGCCAACGCATTTTTAGGCCTTTTAAAAGAGAGGGCAGGCAAGATgctaaataaattcaaaaaattGACGATTGTCAAACCAGTCCAATAATGGCATAAAACATTTGGCATTTCAGAAaccttttcaaaattaaatactggCAGTTCTGATTTTGCGATAGATATTATATCTTCAATTTGATCTGCTGTAAAACTcgagtacatattattattttccagcAGCAAGTGCCaaacattcatatttaaatgtaaGTCACATACCTTCGTATAACGAgggatataaaaattatattttataataagcattttttttataaatgctgGAATCACGTGTAGCTGTTCTTCAGTAATACAACCATCAAATACACAGTGTCTAGAGGTGTTTGCAGCCCTTTTATAGGTTGGCAGGTTTAATTCTGGCTCGGGAACACGTCTCGGTGCTGGTTCAGGTTCAATTACAGGTTCAGGTTCCGGTTCAGCTTCAGCTAGAGGCTCAGGTTCACTTGAACCTCCAGCTTGAGGCACTGGTTCAAGTCTATGCAGAGTTGACCGATTTAGATCCTGATTTGTCCGCCTTTGATGCCGTATCCAACAGGGATGACACACATAGTTGGTAgcctgaaaaaaaataatattggtgttttggtgatttacattattttattatattgtataattatagtGTTGCTTTTGAGTGCAAAGAGTTCCTATTCAGGTGATCACGTCAGGGTCACCACTGTTGCATGTCCAGGTTTTACAATGAAACGAAATTGAAACGAAATGAAGGATCTCATTCTgctacaatataaataataaaaattgtcgGTTTATTTACATGATGAAAAGCTGGATGTGATATTGGTAAATCCTGCATCATCAAATCGTTTCTTTCCACTGTATGATGTTGTCGTACACGTCTCAGAGAACGACCACAAGTTACGCACACCATCGTATGGCCAAATAAACGACCACCATTAGCTGCTTCTGAACTCAGCATTTCATAACAAGGATGACAAATATTGGCATCCCTTGGAacctaaaaaacaaaactgagTGAGCAGTTGGTAATATATAAACCTATTAAATACTACTATTTAACTATTATGACATTTGAGGCCATCGGTTTATTGTCGTTATAACAATTATTACTATTTCGAGACCCAAGGTACTTATACAACTTGAAGATCACCTTTATTGATTGTGTTTACGTTTACTACTTATATAATTATTCGAGCTTTAGATGACTTACCTCAATTGTTAACCATCGCGCTAGGGTCATGAGTAAAACAGCAGGCAAAGAAGAGGTGAGATAACGCCGCAGTCTTTGCGTGGCTACACCACAGTTTATGCACTGCATGATTGCAATTCAAGTCCGTGTCGAGTTGCGAGGAGTCAGTAGGTAGGCGATCAAACAAAGTCCGTGTCGAGTTGCGAGGAGTCAGTAGGTAGGCGATCAAACAAAGTCCGTGTCGAGTTGCGAGGAGTCAGTAGGTAGGCGATCAAACAAAGTCCGTGTCGAGTTGCGAGGAGTCAGTAGGTAGGCGATCAAACAAAGTCCGTGTCGAGTTGCGAGGAGTCAGTAGGTAGGCGATCAAACAAAGTCCAGTAAACGAGCAAGGGTTAATGAAAATCCAAAATCCAAATAAAGCACAACGATGAAGTAAACGGCAGAGCGTTCAAATGACGTCTGACGTGACGCATAAACAAGTATAGGGAAATGCATAGATTACCTTTTTCCAAAATGATCCAAAATCGATATAATAATCGAAAAGGTTGaacgaacaaaatattttttccgacatcgacagacacaaaatatatagtaagattgtgcaatcttatacaaaatatatattttgcgtcgatcaaaacatttacaattatttggtttcagaaaaaagtcattataccgttattaaaaattgatgttcgtttaattatttcgatttgattttcgggaaAACTAATGTCCCTCCCTAGCTTGCagtacttccgtgttgtcatgtcaaaccacaacagaaaaaaaccaattatgaaacttattttttgttaatttttgttcaccaagttataagaattagttaaacacaaaataattcataagtgaatatttaaatgatacgggttagcgtgaaattcgtattcgtgttaatttatttctgggtcagtcatttagccatctcctttttgtaagcaaatattatatttttttaagcaaatatttgaaatgtctgtctgtcggcgAGTCCTCTTATTAAGCTATTTGCTCCTATGAATTAGAACGAAATTTTTGtaagcaaatattatatttttttaagcaaatatttgaaatgtctgtctgtcggcgAGTCCTCTTataacgagcaagaaactccataggttactctttctCAATgtggttcacaatacaattgttACAATAATAAGTCCCCAGAGACGTTCCAGATCCACACCATCACCATCTTCTATCAGCCACAGGACATCCACCACTGACTGACTGATGATAGTACTTCAATGCCTTcaagctttaaaatatttacaaatagtaaatctatatattaatacgtgatgcaaaaactttggaccgctttttacgaaaattgcgcggacgtaggagcataaaatttggtacacttatagtttatgtgtaggagaagtgaagaaccctaatatttttcaaaaataatgcttataaagtacattaaatcaataaaaaaacataacacacacatgcatagtatctgatcgtatttgacaaaacgtcaaaatcgata containing:
- the LOC118277412 gene encoding uncharacterized protein LOC118277412, whose product is MQCINCGVATQRLRRYLTSSLPAVLLMTLARWLTIEVPRDANICHPCYEMLSSEAANGGRLFGHTMVCVTCGRSLRRVRQHHTVERNDLMMQDLPISHPAFHHATNYVCHPCWIRHQRRTNQDLNRSTLHRLEPVPQAGGSSEPEPLAEAEPEPEPVIEPEPAPRRVPEPELNLPTYKRAANTSRHCVFDGCITEEQLHVIPAFIKKMLIIKYNFYIPRYTKVCDLHLNMNVWHLLLENNNMYSSFTADQIEDIISIAKSELPVFNFEKVSEMPNVLCHYWTGLTIVNFLNLFSILPALSFKRPKNALALYLAKLRTGESDRRLATLFDVSRPTLTAMLKKIREYLMHYLVPNYIGPSHINHTDIVNRNLSIPNAVFGNEQNRPAIAIFDGTYIYLQKSSNYLFQKKTYSLHKYDNLVKPFMIVSCDGHIIDVVGPYAATQTDAEIMNHLFEAEDSLYRQLFQPNDIFILDRGFRDAIPLLQRLGYQIHKPESLDHGQTQLSTEQANKSRKVTLCRWVVEVVNGRFKRDFKLFRQRFFNLATPHLMEDFKIAAALINKYHVLIEDSPNSDEIIQRVVRFMDQPNSLGIFVRENNLNRQRSMFLRVDGNLPQLEHFPILDYRQLILMALGPYQVKQARSYYGEHIRANGMYNIEVCPDLERVSHLGGSRPQLLRGRIKSRHIGQKIYYVYILYETEPTINHLDDILSYYCSCIVGNRTLGCCCHVMTVIWYLGWARHQNTLSSPATFLDNVLITLTAYE